The Schistocerca gregaria isolate iqSchGreg1 unplaced genomic scaffold, iqSchGreg1.2 ptg000665l, whole genome shotgun sequence genome includes a window with the following:
- the LOC126318332 gene encoding pre-mRNA-processing factor 40 homolog A-like codes for MTNNSRHGHDWKPPPMMMPSVTATFPSSTGFIPTYNGASVPPVFDSNSMHGSFPPRFVVPNQWHASISPISVSSGVTNMTTASLNNDDEVFITKSQALVNQTSSLGRTPDSTNSDKSSMITPSPKKHATSSNVWSEHKTGDNKTYWYNSVTNVSTWEKPDELKTEFEKAQDATPWREYSTEDGTKYYHNQITQETCWEMPLEYKNHMEKLARDGYILDESSENISFSERVLKNVFANEPQKNAYAHLLVEKGMTSLWNWDQAMSETFEEERSKQLKLSERKQVYQVMIQELKRFEIEERENRQKRIQQNFNKMLSEWTELDNYTTWLELVDRFGDDPRFMAVPTERERKNMFDEFLNARERRHRKEQHMIKQCKLDAYKALLNEHVTASTLWKQFKQDFANNPVFLDLDPISQITAFEDHIHRLEYREDDAYAAERWRIRRLSRKARESFRELLKEKYITGDINRTTLWKEFYPKIKDDPRYINMIGVTGSTPAELFYDFIQDLEASYNKEKRAIHSLSKELDIHILPPSSIPQEDRFAFFSKVTVDTWPNKLSFANWYSKISLHRTKLDNVSMESVYKDLSHQELHKYQCRYRRAHRYFREYLEDEVRSVDMPWPEIEKQASTIAYFDLLTSGEREKLYKEYVDDILTQLGSNIEEGAIVEAPSHRERNIDVDDLDSSIDEDSNHNGRSMVNNNGIGSNSANYSPSSSSFHSKRKRSPLSSRIDNLSEFSSESGPLYLGRKPCIANNHQQFSPYNPTAASSVDNPLNKEIRPVEDTVALPPSHHITSSFLDEVEEGEVRGN; via the exons ATGACCAATAATTCAAGACATGGTCATGACTGGAAGCCGCCTCCAATG ATGATGCCTTCGGTAACAGCTACGTTTCCTTCATCGACTGGGTTTATACCAACCTATAATGGCGCGTCAGTACCACCTGTATTC GATTCGAATAGCATGCATGGCTCATTTCCTCCTCGATTTGTTGTGCCTAATCAATGGCATGCTTCTATTTCCCCGATCTCCGTTTCGAGTGGTGTCACAAATATGACCACTGCCTCGCTTAATAACGATGATGAGGTTTTTATCACAAAATCTCAAGCACTAGTTAATCAAACTTCTAGTTTAGGCCGAACGCCTGATAGCACCAACTCTGACAAGAGCTCTATGATTACGCCATCACCAAAAAAACATGCAACGTCATCCAATGTTTGGTCTGAACATAAAACTGGTGATAATAAGACTTATTGGTATAACAGCGTAACTAATGTATCCACTTGGGAGAAGCCAGATGAACTTAAAACTGAATTTGAAAAGGCACAAGATGCAACACCTTGGCGTGAGTACTCGACGGAAGATGGTACAAAATACTATCATAACCAGATCACCCAAGAAACTTGTTGGGAAATGCCCCTTGAATATAAAAATCACATGGAAAAACTAGCTAGGGACGGATATATTTTGGACGAATCTAGCGAGAACATTAGCTTTTCTGAGCGCGTGTTGAAGAACGTGTTTGCCAATGAACCTCAAAAAAATGCATATGCTCATTTGCTTGTTGAAAAAGGCATGACCTCTTTGTGGAATTGGGATCAGGCTATGTCTGAGACATTTGAAGAAGAGCGCAGCAAACAGTTAAAGCTGAGTGAGCGTAAGCAAGTTTATCAGGTCATGATTCAAGAATTGAAACGTTTTGAAATTGAAGAACGCGAAAATCGCcaaaaaagaattcagcaaaacttCAATAAGATGCTGAGCGAATGGACTGAACTAGACAATTACACAACTTGGCTTGAATTGGTTGATCGCTTCGGGGATGATCCACGTTTTATGGCAGTTCCTACTGAACGCGAACGTAAGAACATGTTTGATGAATTTTTGAATGCAAGAGAACGTCGTCATCGTAAAGAGCAGCACATGATCAAGCAGTGCAAATTAGACGCTTACAAAGCCCTTTTGAATGAGCATGTTACAGCAAGCACTCTCTGGAAGCAATTCAAACAAGACTTTGCTAATAATCCTGTTTTTTTAGACCTTGATCCAATAAGTCAAATTACtgcgtttgaagatcatattcacAGACTTGAATATCGAGAGGATGATGCATATGCAGCTGAACGTTGGCGAATTCGTCGCTTATCTCGGAAAGCACGCGAGTCTTTTCGTGAACTTCTTAAAGAGAAGTACATAACTGGGGACATCAATAGAACCACACTTTGGAAGGAATTTTATCCAAAAATTAAAGACGACCCTCGATACATTAACATGATTGGCGTGACTGGTTCGACACCTGCTGaacttttttatgactttattcaAGATTTAGAGGCTTCTTATAACAAGGAAAAACGTGCTATTCATTCCCTTTCTAAAGAACTTGATATTCACATTCTTCCACcatcttccattccccaagaagaccgttttgcttttttttcaaaaGTTACAGTCGATACTTGGCCCAACAAATTATCGTTCGCTAACTGGTATTCTAAAATTTCGCTTCATCGTACCAAACTTGATAATGTTTCTATGGAGAGTGTTTACAAAGACCTTTCGCACCAAGAACTTCACAAATATCAATGTCGTTATAGGCGTGCACATCGCTATTTCCGTGAGTATTTAGAAGATGAGGTTCGCAGTGTGGACATGCCCTGGCCAGAAATTGAAAAGCAAGCCTCTACTATTGCCTACTTTGACCTTTTGACCAGTGGGGAACGAGAAAAACTTTACAAAGAATACGTAGATGATATTTTAACACAACTAGGTTCGAACATTGAAGAGGGCGCTATTGTTGAAGCACCGAGTCATCGTGAACGAAACATAGATGTGGACGACCTAGATAGCTCCATAGATGAAGACTCTAACCACAATGGACGTTCTATGGTCAATAATAACGGTATCGGCAGTAATAGTGCCAACTACAGTCCTAGCAGTAGCAGCTTCCATAGCAAGCGTAAGCGTAGTCCACTCTCTTCTAGAATCGATAATTTATCAGAGTTTTCGAGTGAAAGTGGTCCACTATATTTAGGCCGGAAACCTTGTATTGCTAACAATCACCAACAGTTTTCTCCTTACAATCCCACTGCTGCTTCTTCTGTTGATAACCCACTTAATAAGGAGATTCGCCCTGTTGAAGACACCGTCGCTCTACCACCATCTCACCATATAACAAGTTCTTTTTTAGATGAAGTGGAAGAGGGTGAGGTCAGGGGCAATTAA
- the LOC126318370 gene encoding pre-mRNA 3' end processing protein WDR33-like: MHVVLNAVIVQLFCFALISFIVELIPKFLLSKKGFLLDQGFDFLSISMSFAGRGKSDNRLVPGFGNSIFPAGGHFRKHAGEERKFVKPKADRQTYDGKTKRSHITRKAIDYNSVVMYYTTHRVFYKNILEYPTLHPDPAFVKYMQPPASLLDCPASSITGKFVSRSTNKEPEPVFVVSWTPDGRRLFTGNSKGEITLWNGMTFNFVTIIAAEQKSSVRAMEWTHSCDWLVTGNDSGFVTYHDPNMTTAQNFQAHSSFIRGISFSPTDRYFVSCSDDQSLKFWDFHNPSAPIRVIQVKSEVRSADWHPYNSLVVSGTKHHLVQLWDARSKLSEPIHTLQTHKEAVVKTFWNQNGNWFISASNDHSVRLYDIRTMKELQFFRYHNGGPVSSIAWHPFHEGLFSSADKKGNIVFWQVGTDVPLGRIIQSHRNYDPSIWDMKWHPFGHILCTGSNDCSTWFWCRNRPGDKIDDLYNDPRVGTNSNHSIMPGMVPAQSGIQTVGINHGSVHGSAAYDDMWQFYRSVGSDDVSNNLPGGFNGSYYSENLSEKYKYIIPAVAGIESSDLAQIEVPCLGPINQPRHTINQGNTNAANAANSFINSYCTYSSTNTETTDNN, from the exons ATGCAT GTAGTTTTGAATGCTGTTATCGTACAATTGTTCTGCTTTGCGTTGATCAGTTTCATAGTTGAGTTGATACCTAAATTCCTTCTGTCAAAAAAAGGTTTTTTACTTGACCAAGGATTCG ACTTTCTATCCATATCCATGTCCTTTGCTGGCCGTGGTAAGTCAGATAATCGACTAGTACCTGGATTTGGTAATAGCATTTTTCCTGCTGGCGGCCACTTTAGAAAACATGCTGGTGAAGAACGAAAGTTTGTAAAACCAAAAGCTGATCGACAGACATATGATGGGAAAACCAAAAGATCACATATAACTAGAAAGGCCATTGACTACAACTCAGTTGTCATGTATTATACAACG CACCGTGTTTTTTACAAAAACATACTGGAGTACCCTACACTACATCCAGATCCAGCCTTTGTAAAATAT ATGCAACCTCCGGCTTCCTTACTAGATTGCCCAGCTAGCAGTATTACTGGGAAATTTGTTTCTCGCTCTACAAATAAGGAGCCTGAACCTGTTTTTGTAGTCAGCTGGACCCCGGATGGTCGTCGTTTGTTTACCGGAAATTCTAAAGGTGAAATCACTCTTTGGAACGGGATGACTTTTAATTTTGTGACTATAATTGCTGCGGAACAAAAGAGTTCTGTTCGGGCGATGGAATGGACGCACTCTTGCGATTGGCTTGTAACAGGAAATGATAGTGGCTTTGTTACCTATCACGACCCGAATATGACGACAGCTCAAAACTTCCAAGCTCACAGTAGTTTCATTCGTGGGATTTCGTTTTCTCCAACAGACCGCTATTTCGTGTCGTGTTCTGATGATCAGTCTTTAAAATTTTGGGACTTTCACAATCCGTCTGCTCCTATACGAGTTATTCAAGTTAAATCTGAAGTGCGTAGCGCTGATTGGCATCCTTATAACTCTCTAGTTGTTTCTGGCACAAAACATCACCTTGTACAACTCTGGGATGCAAGATCTAAGCTAAGCGAGCCTATTCATACACTCCAGACTCATAAAGAGGCCGTTGTAAAAACTTTTTGGAATCAGAATGGAAATTGGTTTATCTCAGCCTCGAACGATCATTCAGTCCGTTTATATGATATTCGCACAATGAAAGAGTTACAGTTTTTCCGCTACCATAATGGTGGCCCAGTTTCATCGATAGCCTGGCATCCATTTCATGAAGGATTATTTTCATCCGCTGATAAAAAAGGAAACATCGTTTTTTGGCAGGTTGGTACTGATGTGCCCCTTGGAAGGATTATTCAGAGTCATCGTAACTATGATCCCAGTATTTGGGATATGAAATGGCACCCATTTGGACACATTTTGTGCACAGGATCTAATGATTGCTCGACTTGGTTTTGGTGCAGAAATCGACCTGGAGATAAAATAGACGATTTATACAATGACCCTAGAGTGGGAACCAATAGTAATCATAGTATCATGCCCGGAATGGTTCCTGCTCAATCCGGAATTCAAACTGTTGGTATCAATCATGGCAGTGTTCATGGATCTGCAGCATATGATGACATGTGGCAATTTTACAGATCCGTCGGGTCTGATGACGTTTCAAACAACCTACCAGGGGGTTTCAATGGCAGCTATTATTCAGAAAATTTGTCAGAAAAGTATAAATACATCATTCCAGCTGTAGCTGGTATTGAATCAAGCGATCTCGCACAAATTGAAGTTCCTTGTCTAGGACCTATCAACCAACCTCGCCACACCATTAATCAAGGTAACACGAATGCAGCTAACGCAGCTAATAGCTTTATCAATTCTTATTGTACCTATTCCTCTACAAATACAGAGACAACAGACAATAACTAG